A genomic region of Rhipicephalus sanguineus isolate Rsan-2018 chromosome 3, BIME_Rsan_1.4, whole genome shotgun sequence contains the following coding sequences:
- the LOC119387624 gene encoding uncharacterized protein LOC119387624 (The sequence of the model RefSeq protein was modified relative to this genomic sequence to represent the inferred CDS: added 4 bases not found in genome assembly), producing MRPRNAESHKLVHVLDRIYETPERVYYYRPGHSRHEHRSRKQQQQSASNGQRSGGGEAGGAGAAASSKAATESAAMKALFYLLLFLAEVLLFGTITLLIYWIFNYQGGVAWANDIKKQFNLHYILMTGGFIFLNGHAMLVYRSFTCCKKIYNKLLHTIFFVLSISAITIGIVSAFMAHNSKADPKHFYSLHSWIGLGTMGLFALQFIVGFVSFLVLLCCDKATVTYRQRLVPIHTNFGLIIFSMAAATCVTGLMQTAKGRFNGANGAPNYPDLPEEGIFVNTIAIAIIALTILLPLLVRNNLRGGQAVFSVN from the exons GCATAGTCGGCACGAACATCGCTCGAG AAAGCAACAGCAGCAGTCGGCCAGCAACGGTCAGCGTAGCGGCGGCGGCGAGGCCGGAGGTGCGGGCGCGGCAGCCTCCTCCAAGGCTGCCACTGAGTCTGCGGCCATGAAGGCGCTCTTCTACCTGCTGCTCTTCCTGGCCGAGGTGCTGCTGTTCGGCACCATCACGCTGCTCATCTACTGGATCTTCAACTACCAGGGGGGCGTCGCGTGGGCCAACGACATCAAGAAGCAGTTCAACCTCCACTACATCCTCATGACCGGGGGTTTCATCTTCCTCAACGGACACG CAATGCTGGTGTACCGCAGCTTCACGTGCTGCAAGAAGATCTACAACAAGCTTCTGCACACAATCTTCTTCGTTCTGTCCATATCGGCCATCACCATCGGCATAGTGTCTGCCTTCATGGCGCACAACAGCAAAGCTGACCCGAAGCACTTCTACAGTTTGCACTCGTGGATCGGCCTCGGAACTATGGGACTCTTCGCTTT TTCATCGTAGGGTTTGTGTCATTCCTGGTATTGCTGTGTTGCGACAAGGCCACCGTCACCTACCGGCAACGCCTGGTGCCGATTCACACCAATTTTGGCCTCATCATCTTCAGCATGGCAGCAGCCACCTGTGTCACGGGGCTCATGCAGACTGCCAAGGGCCGGTTCAA TGGCGCCAATGGAGCACCTAACTACCCAGACCTTCCCGAAGAGGGAATCTTCGTAAACACCATTGCCATCGCCATCATTGCACTGACAATCCTCCTCCCACTGCTGGTCAGAAACAACCTCCGCGGTGGACAGGCCGTGTTCTCGGTCAACTAG